In the genome of Limnobaculum zhutongyuii, one region contains:
- a CDS encoding ABC-F family ATPase codes for MLISNNITMQFGSKPLFENISVKFGGGNRYGLIGANGSGKSTFMKILGGDLAPSGGNVFLDPNERLGKLKQDQFAYEEYSVLDTVIMGHAELWEVKEERDRIYNLPEMSEEDGLKVADLEVQYGEMDGYTAESRAGELLLGVGIPVEQHYGPMSEVAPGWKLRVLLAQALFADPDILLLDEPTNNLDIDTIRWLEQTLNDRNSTMIIISHDRHFLNMVCTHMADLDYGELRVYPGNYDEYMTASTQARERLLADNAKKKAQINELQSFVSRFSANASKSRQATSRARQIDKIQLEEVKASSRQNPFIRFEQDKKLFRNALEVENLSKGYDGNAPLFKNINLMLEVGEKVAVLGTNGVGKTTLLKTLIGELTPDSGRLKWSENASIGYYAQDHASDFEIDMTVFDWMSLWMQPNDDEQSVRSVLGRLLFSQDDIKKSIKVLSGGEKGRMLFGKLMMTRPNILIMDEPTNHLDMESIESLNMALELYQGTLIFVSHDREFVSSLATRIIEITPEKVTDFSGNYDDYLRSQGINN; via the coding sequence TTGTTAATCAGCAATAATATTACTATGCAGTTTGGCTCCAAGCCGCTGTTTGAAAACATTTCGGTCAAATTTGGCGGTGGTAATCGCTACGGTTTAATTGGTGCTAACGGTAGTGGTAAATCCACCTTTATGAAGATCCTGGGTGGAGACCTGGCCCCTTCCGGCGGCAACGTATTCCTCGATCCAAATGAACGTCTGGGTAAACTGAAACAGGATCAATTTGCCTATGAAGAATACAGCGTTCTGGATACCGTGATTATGGGCCACGCTGAACTTTGGGAAGTCAAAGAAGAGCGCGATCGTATCTATAATCTGCCGGAAATGAGTGAAGAAGATGGGCTAAAAGTTGCCGATCTGGAAGTTCAATATGGTGAGATGGATGGATATACCGCGGAGTCCCGCGCCGGTGAACTGCTGTTAGGTGTTGGTATTCCGGTAGAACAGCACTACGGTCCGATGAGCGAAGTCGCTCCCGGCTGGAAACTTCGGGTATTGCTGGCTCAGGCACTATTTGCCGATCCGGACATCCTGCTGCTCGACGAACCAACCAACAACCTAGATATTGATACCATTCGCTGGTTGGAACAAACGCTGAACGACCGTAACAGTACCATGATCATCATTTCCCATGACCGTCACTTTCTGAATATGGTCTGTACCCACATGGCCGATTTGGACTACGGTGAACTGCGTGTCTATCCGGGTAACTATGATGAGTATATGACTGCCTCAACTCAGGCCCGCGAACGCCTGCTGGCAGATAACGCCAAGAAAAAGGCTCAGATTAACGAACTGCAATCTTTCGTTAGCCGCTTTAGTGCAAACGCTTCTAAATCCCGTCAGGCAACATCCCGCGCACGGCAGATTGATAAAATTCAGTTAGAAGAAGTGAAGGCTTCCAGCCGTCAGAATCCATTTATCCGCTTTGAACAGGACAAGAAACTGTTCCGTAATGCGCTGGAAGTGGAAAACCTGTCAAAAGGTTATGACGGTAACGCCCCTCTGTTTAAGAACATCAATTTGATGCTGGAAGTGGGTGAAAAAGTTGCCGTATTAGGTACCAACGGCGTAGGTAAAACTACCCTGCTGAAAACCTTAATCGGTGAATTAACGCCAGATTCAGGTCGCCTGAAATGGTCTGAAAACGCCAGCATTGGTTATTATGCGCAGGATCACGCGTCAGATTTTGAAATCGATATGACAGTGTTTGACTGGATGAGCCTGTGGATGCAGCCTAATGATGATGAGCAGTCAGTGCGTAGCGTATTAGGTCGTCTGTTGTTCTCTCAGGACGATATCAAGAAATCAATCAAAGTTCTGTCCGGTGGTGAAAAAGGCCGCATGCTATTTGGCAAACTGATGATGACTCGCCCTAACATTTTGATTATGGACGAGCCAACTAACCACCTGGATATGGAATCGATTGAATCACTGAATATGGCGCTGGAGCTGTATCAGGGAACACTAATTTTCGTCTCCCATGACCGTGAATTTGTTAGCTCACTGGCAACACGTATCATCGAAATCACCCCTGAGAAAGTCACCGACTTTAGCGGTAATTATGATGATTACCTGCGTAGTCAGGGTATTAATAACTGA
- a CDS encoding glycerol dehydrogenase, translating into MITTAIFPGRYVQGSGAVEKCLGDELSRLGQKALILQDPVVHQKLGNDIVKALEGKIACQVEVFNSECSDEEIDRISALAQNYGAEVIVGIGGGKTLDTAKATGAFLKLPIAIVPTLASTDAPCSSLVVIYTQEGKFKRYMMIPRNPDVVLVDSKIIAQAPVRFLVSGIGDALATWFEAEDCRIKMAGNMTGRPGPMSAYGLARLCYDTLLQYGVLAKSACEQQQVTPALEHVIEANTLLSGLGFESGGLAAAHAIHNGLTVLPQTHSYWHGEKVAFGTLAMLMLTDREPEVIDTVYNFCRDVGLPTTLEDIGLKQVSDDDLMKVAEASCSQGETIHNEPHEISAENVLAALRAADAEGQRRKLFA; encoded by the coding sequence ATGATTACTACTGCTATTTTCCCCGGTCGTTACGTACAAGGTTCAGGGGCAGTTGAGAAGTGTTTAGGTGATGAACTATCGCGTCTGGGTCAAAAGGCATTGATACTGCAAGACCCTGTCGTTCATCAAAAGCTGGGCAATGACATTGTTAAAGCACTGGAGGGCAAAATTGCCTGTCAGGTTGAAGTGTTTAACAGCGAATGCTCTGATGAAGAGATCGACCGTATTTCGGCATTAGCACAAAACTACGGTGCTGAAGTGATCGTTGGTATTGGCGGAGGTAAAACGTTAGATACCGCTAAAGCAACCGGCGCATTCCTTAAGTTACCTATTGCTATTGTGCCCACTCTGGCCTCTACCGATGCCCCATGCAGCTCTTTAGTGGTGATTTACACTCAGGAAGGAAAATTCAAACGCTATATGATGATTCCCCGCAACCCTGATGTAGTGCTGGTTGATTCAAAAATTATCGCCCAGGCGCCGGTGCGCTTTCTGGTCTCCGGCATTGGCGATGCGCTGGCAACCTGGTTTGAAGCAGAAGATTGCCGCATAAAAATGGCAGGCAATATGACGGGTCGTCCAGGTCCTATGTCGGCTTATGGTTTAGCACGTTTATGTTATGACACCTTGCTACAGTATGGCGTGCTGGCAAAATCTGCCTGTGAACAACAGCAGGTCACCCCGGCTCTGGAACACGTTATTGAAGCCAACACCCTGCTCTCCGGATTAGGTTTCGAAAGTGGCGGTCTGGCTGCGGCTCACGCCATCCATAATGGCTTAACCGTATTGCCACAAACCCACAGCTACTGGCACGGAGAAAAAGTCGCCTTTGGCACACTGGCAATGTTAATGCTTACCGATCGGGAACCCGAAGTAATTGATACGGTATATAACTTCTGCCGTGATGTTGGTCTGCCAACCACACTGGAAGATATAGGCCTAAAACAGGTCAGTGATGATGACCTGATGAAAGTCGCCGAAGCTTCATGCAGTCAGGGAGAAACCATCCATAACGAACCCCATGAAATCAGCGCCGAAAATGTACTGGCTGCATTGAGGGCAGCTGACGCTGAGGGACAAAGACGTAAACTGTTCGCCTGA
- a CDS encoding MFS transporter yields MSTDSSKPIPKGRWMHIIPATILVYIVAYMDRTNIAIGIAGGMDKDLGMTASFAGLVAGIFFIGYIFLQIPGGHIAERYSAKKFIAWTIVAWGGFALLTGFVQNSTQLLIIRFILGVAEGGVYPAILALIGHWFPNEERARAIAFFQMNLAVASIITGPLSGWLIELHGWREMFIIEGVLSLALLFVWMSLVSDHPHQAKWLDPREREWIEKKLEEDRMGASVDDKASISTIIRSPNLWKLIGIYFFVQVGFYGFALWMPNLIKNLTGSGMTMVGMLTAAPYVLCIFGQYYIAKWCDKTMNRRLYTAIPLVGFAVCLTLSLLLKESIWLSYGVMVLCGFFLQAYAGPFWTLPPLLFPSNVLGGVRGTINALGNLGGFIGPYLVGLLTMTVSQTAGMFVLVAALMIAVFLLFTLPAITARPPKK; encoded by the coding sequence ATGAGCACAGATTCAAGTAAACCTATTCCTAAAGGGCGCTGGATGCATATCATTCCGGCAACCATTTTGGTCTATATCGTGGCTTATATGGACCGAACCAATATCGCAATCGGTATTGCCGGTGGTATGGATAAAGATCTCGGCATGACGGCATCATTTGCCGGACTGGTGGCAGGGATTTTCTTCATCGGTTATATCTTTCTGCAAATACCGGGTGGTCATATTGCTGAACGTTATAGCGCCAAGAAGTTTATTGCCTGGACGATTGTCGCCTGGGGAGGATTTGCCCTGCTAACCGGCTTTGTGCAAAATTCGACCCAGTTATTGATTATCCGCTTCATTCTCGGGGTTGCTGAAGGTGGGGTATATCCAGCTATTCTGGCGTTAATCGGTCACTGGTTTCCTAATGAAGAGCGGGCCAGAGCCATTGCCTTTTTCCAGATGAACCTGGCGGTTGCCTCGATTATCACTGGCCCACTGTCTGGTTGGCTGATTGAGCTGCACGGCTGGCGCGAAATGTTCATCATTGAAGGGGTATTGTCACTGGCACTGCTGTTTGTCTGGATGTCATTAGTATCTGACCATCCTCATCAGGCGAAATGGCTGGACCCACGGGAACGTGAGTGGATTGAGAAAAAGCTGGAAGAGGACCGTATGGGCGCTTCTGTTGATGATAAAGCCAGCATTAGCACCATTATTCGTAGTCCGAACCTGTGGAAATTGATTGGTATCTACTTCTTTGTTCAGGTCGGGTTCTATGGCTTTGCGCTGTGGATGCCTAACCTGATTAAAAACCTGACCGGTAGCGGCATGACCATGGTGGGTATGTTGACTGCAGCGCCTTATGTGCTGTGTATCTTCGGTCAATACTATATCGCTAAGTGGTGTGACAAGACGATGAATCGTCGCCTGTATACCGCAATCCCTCTGGTTGGTTTTGCTGTCTGTTTAACCCTTTCTCTGTTGCTGAAAGAGAGCATCTGGCTTTCTTATGGTGTCATGGTGCTGTGTGGCTTCTTCTTACAGGCTTATGCTGGTCCATTCTGGACGCTGCCACCGCTGTTATTCCCATCCAATGTTTTAGGTGGTGTACGTGGAACCATTAACGCATTGGGTAACCTGGGTGGATTTATTGGTCCATATCTGGTGGGGCTGCTAACCATGACCGTTAGCCAGACGGCGGGCATGTTTGTACTGGTCGCTGCCTTAATGATAGCCGTTTTCCTGCTGTTTACGCTGCCGGCCATTACCGCCCGGCCACCGAAAAAATAA